Proteins encoded by one window of Panicum virgatum strain AP13 chromosome 7N, P.virgatum_v5, whole genome shotgun sequence:
- the LOC120683361 gene encoding uncharacterized protein LOC120683361 — protein sequence MVGVGVESPAPPAARRLRPGRVSAKRSWPPGCGRLPPAPPPEPAPAAAAGDGENGVDGGAGVLGGRAGEAIAPAAVSPPAQNGSLLRRQGSGDKGEEAVGPAAVSPVAQNGALPRQPGMDKMEEAAAPTAASTVTQNGDMPPQQGSDKVEEEAAPAAVSPVVQNGGLPQQQGSDKVEEAAALAVAQNGAHHQQVQNKVEELVVPAAALPAACNGSRSHVMPKLGPEGAGEDGDKGENGALQLLGDEGVLSLDVQEGSRVLEVAAQPVKVLESCGIVSAASSVQNRGEDVVFLALKEQEDGGSAKVGREEVAADGDAMEMGNRTGGCDLETKENGVAGSRAKRWLTSVVNPPPKNRVVSAVRRFPPGCGRTTVTTKGSGVLEASPVRTFPSSCGRAAVTTTDSRVLEVSPIRTFPPGCGRSAVTITDSGDQEGLPLEATHVSSSDAMVAVPVLGGAAASTLAQEASNEKMEGKRMVDEGHGWTHDRVQILDDFVGTEQDGDLQLNVVAKATLKNNSNEKMKGTHSPREGKHVARVVVDDKMKNKLEGSFNRSTLRTPLSDPVAAKTKRKSLESDETTVALLCDAKASMAEKMQSKILSTKKEVTCSNVNMRQNKVARKLKGDGIGKDNLYRSDRESKFGKQVGTSQSDGLKLVPDQLIVQALMAPDRCPWSRGRKSVARASKSLPRTNKLKGKDSTPRRLLMGKVPSSEAINDEIIEQNNNSNLKDDDNSKALVMYGEKQQMEDNDNSNMEDDDNSKALVVYGEKREICVTVPPSVPFGSHHMQLGDHDMDARSKVRKLLQLFQAICRKLMQAEEQGIRSIARIDLEAMNALKKDPIYRKLGAIVGNVPGVEIGDEFHFRVELSMVGLHRPNQAGIDTSKVNGVLVATSIVASGGYPDELSSSDELIYTGSGGKAGGNKDADDQKLERGNLALKNCIETKTPVRVIHGFKGQSKSKFGPSRAKQTSTFIYDGLYEVVECWKEGPKGEMVFKYKLRRIAGQPELALHTVKATRKSKVREGLCLPDISQGSERIPICVINTIDDMRPAPFKYITKVIYPTWYEKEPPAGCDCTNGCSDSIRCACVVKNGGEIPFNFNGAIVEARPLIYECGPSCRCPPSCHNRVSQHGIKIPLEIFKTGKTGWGVRSLSSISSGSFICKYTGELLEDKEAEKTQNDEYLFDIGSNYHDEELWEGLKSVVGVQSSTSTSETMEGFTIDAAECGNVGRFINHSCSPNLYAQNVLWDHDDMRMPHVMFFAIENIPPLQELTYHYNYKVGEVHDKNGNEKVKNCYCGASDCCGRLY from the exons ATGGTCGGCGTCGGGGTggagtcgccggcgccgcccgcggcgcGCAGGTTGAGGCCTGGGAGGGTCTCCGCCAAGCGGTCGTGGCCGCCCGGGTGCGGCCGTCTGCCGCCTGCGCCCCCGCCCGAGCCGgcccccgcggccgcggccggcgatggGGAGAACGGCGtggatggcggcgccggcgtcctcGGCGGCAGAGCGGGTGAGGCgatcgcccccgccgccgtttCGCCTCCGGCCCAGAACGGCTCCCTGCTTCGGCGGCAGGGCTCGGGGGATAAGGGGGAGGAGGCGGTCGGCCCCGCCGCCGTTTCACCCGTGGCCCAGAACGGCGCCCTGCCTCGGCAGCCCGGGATGGATAAgatggaggaggcggccgcCCCCACCGCTGCTTCAACTGTGACTCAGAACGGCGACATGCCTCCACAGCAAGGGTCGGataaggtggaggaggaggctgccCCCGCTGCTGTTTCACCTGTGGTTCAGAACGGCGGCCTGCCTCAGCAGCAGGGGTCTGATAAGGTCGAGGAAGCTGCCGCTCTAGCTGTGGCGCAGAACGGAGCCCATCATCAGCAGGTGCAAAATAAGGTGGAGGAGCTGGTTGTTCCCGCAGCTGCTTTGCCTGCCGCGTGCAACGGCTCCCGCTCACATGTCATGCCTAAGTTGGGTCCTGAGGGGGCAGGGGAGGATGGAGACAAGGGGGAGAATGGAGCGTTACAATTGCTGGGTGATGAAGGTGTGCTGTCGTTGGATGTTCAGGAGGGGAGCAGGGTGTTGGAGGTGGCTGCGCAACCGGTAAAAGTACTGGAGAGTTGTGGCATTGTTAGTGCTGCTAGTTCTGTACAGAACAGGGGTGAGGATGTTGTTTTTTTGGCACTCAAGGAGCAGGAAGATGGTGGCAGCGCCAaggtggggagggaggaggttGCTGCTGATGGGGATGCCATGGAGATGGGAAACAGAACAGGTGGTTGTGATTTAGAGACGAAGGAAAATGGAGTTGCAGGAAGTAGAGCAAAGAGATGGTTGACGTCTGTTGTGAATCCACCACCCAAGAATAGGGTGGTCTCAGCCGTACGCAGATTTCCACCTGGTTGTGGAAGGACTACCGTTACTACCAAAGGCAGTGGAGTTTTGGAGGCCTCACCCGTAAGGACATTTCCTTCTAGCTGTGGGAGGGCTGCTGTTACCACCACAGACAGTAGAGTTTTAGAGGTCTCACCCATACGGACATTTCCTCCTGGCTGTGGAAGGTCTGCTGTTACTATTACAGACAGTGGAGATCAAGAGGGTTTGCCGTTAGAAGCCACTCATGTCTCTAGCAGTGACGCCATGGTGGCAGTTCCAGTTTTAGGTGGGGCTGCTGCTTCAACATTAGCACAAGAGGCCTCTAATGAGAAAATGGAAGGCAAGAGAATGGTGGATGAAGGTCATGGCTGGACTCATGATAGGGTCCAAATTCTAGATGATTTTGTTGGTACTGAACAAGATGGTGACCTGCAGCTAAATGTTGTTGCAAAAGCTACACTGAAGAATAATTCCAATGAGAAGATGAAGGGGACACACTCACCACGTGAAGGGAAGCATGTAGCACGAGTAGTGGTGGATGATAAGATGAAAAATAAACTTGAAGGAAGCTTCAATAGAAGTACTCTTAGGACACCTTTGAGTGATCCCGTTGCTGCAAAGACAAAAAGAAAGAGTTTGGAGAGTGACGAGACAACTGTGGCATTGCTTTGTGATGCAAAGGCCTCTATGGCAGAGAAGATGCAAAGTAAGATTTTGAGCACTAAAAAAGAAGTGACATGCTCAAATGTGAATATGAGGCAAAATAAGGTAGCTCGTAAGCTGAAGGGTGATGGTATAGGCAAGGACAACTTATATAGGTCCGATAGGGAGTCCAAGTTTGGAAAACAGGTTGGAACCAGTCAAAGTGATGGTCTGAAACTTGTGCCTGACCAACTAATTGTTCAAGCATTGATGGCTCCTGACAGATGCCCTTGGTCACGTGGAAGAAAGTCTGTCGCTAGGGCTTCCAAGTCTCTTCCTCGTACGAACAAGCTTAAGGGAAAAGATTCTACTCCAAGAAGATTATTGATGGGAAAAGTGCCCTCCAGTGAAGCGATCAACGATGAGATAATAGAGCAAAATAACAATTCTAACCTGAAAGATGATGACAACTCCAAGGCGCTAGTCATGTATGGAGAAAAGCAACAAATGGAGGACAATGACAATTCTAACATGGAAGATGATGACAACTCCAAGGCGCTAGTCGTGTATGGAGAAAAGCGAGAAATATGTGTCACAGTTCCTCCATCTGTTCCTTTTGGGTCACACCATATGCAACTTGGGGACCATGATATGGATGCTCGAAGCAAAGTTAGGAAGTTGCTCCAATTGTTTCAGGCAATATGTCGAAAGCTTATGCAAGCTGAGGAACAAGGTATTCGCAGTATTGCGAGGATTGACTTAGAAGCAATGAATGCTTTAAAGAAAGACCCTATCTATAGAAAGCTTGGGGCCATTGTGGGAAATGTTCCTGGTGTTGAAATTGGCGATGAATTTCATTTTAGAGTTGAATTGTCGATGGTTGGTCTCCATCGCCCGAATCAAGCAGGTATTGACACTTCTAAGGTGAATGGCGTTCTAGTTGCTACAAGTATTGTTGCCTCTGGAGGCTATCCTGATGAGCTATCAAGCTCAGATGAACTAATATACACTGGCTCCGGAGGAAAGGCCGGCGGCAATAAAGATGCAGACGATCAAAAGCTGGAACGGGGTAATCTTGCTTTGAAGAATTGCATAGAAACCAAGACCCCGGTTCGAGTGATTCATGGGTTCAAAGGTCAAAGTAAAAGCAAATTTGGTCCATCTAGAGCCAAGCAAACGTCGACTTTTATTTATGATGGGTTGTACGAGGTGGtggaatgttggaaagaagGCCCGAAAGGTGAGATGGTCTTCAAGTACAAGCTACGGAGGATCGCAGGACAACCAGAATTAGCCCTTCACACAGTCAAGGCGACGAGGAAATCCAAAGTTCGTGAAGGTCTTTGTTTGCCTGATATATCTCAGGGAAGCGAGAGGATACCCATATGTGTCATTAACACAATTGATGACATGAGGCCAGCGCCATTTAAATACATCACCAAGGTCATATATCCAACTTGGTATGAAAAAGAGCCTCCAGCGGGTTGTGACTGCACAAACGGCTGCTCAGACTCTATTAGATGTGCGTGTGTAGTGAAGAATGGAGGGGAAATCCCATTCAACTTCAATGGTGCGATCGTCGAGGCCAGGCCTCTCATATACGAGTGTGGTCCATCATGCAG GTGCCCGCCATCATGCCACAATAGGGTCAGTCAGCATGGTATCAAAATTCCACTAGAAATTTTCAAGACCGGTAAGACAGGTTGGGGTGTAAGATCCCTCAGTTCTATATCTTCAGGCAGTTTCATATGCAAATATACTGGTGAGCTCTTGGAAGATAAAGAAGCTGAAAAGACACAGAATGACGAGTATCTATTTGATATTGGTAGTAACTACCATGATGAAGAACTTTGGGAGGGACTAAAATCAGTGGTTGGTGTACAATCTTCTACCTCGACCTCTGAGACAATGGAAGGCTTCACAATAGATGCAGCTGAGTGCGGTAATGTGGGAAGATTCATCAACCATAGTTGTTCACCAAACCTCTATGCCCAAAATGTTCTCTGGGACCATGATGACATGAGGATGCCGCATGTTATGTTTTTTGCTATTGAGAATATCCCGCCACTACAGGAGCTGACCTACCATTATAATTATAAAGTAGGTGAGGTCCATGACAAGAATGGAAATGAGAAGGTTAAAAATTGCTACTGCGGTGCTTCTGATTGCTGTGGCAGGCTCTACTAG